One genomic segment of Bradyrhizobium diazoefficiens includes these proteins:
- the ftsZ gene encoding cell division protein FtsZ, with translation MTISINVPDIHELKPRITVFGVGGAGGNAVNNMITAGLQGVDFVVANTDAQALTMSKAQRIVQMGTAVTQGLGAGSQPNVGAAAAEEVIDELRDHLSGANMVFVTAGMGGGTGTGAAPVIAKTARDMGILTVGVVTKPFHFEGGRRMRTAEAGINELHKVVDTLLIIPNQNLFRVANEKTTFADAFAMADQVLYSGVACITDLMVKEGLINLDFADVRAVMREMGKAMMGTGEASGDKRALTAAEAAIANPLIDDSSMKGAKGLLISITGGKDLTLFEVDEAATRIREEVDQDANIIVGATFDEALDGLIRVSVVATGIEQAAIARNSQATSAPVANPAPQAQAQAPAAPAAAAESRLADLTARLRADNQRLAERAQKLETQIPAAAQASAAPRPNVERAALAAIAAAVSDVPQAPAPQTYGDVTVRPIAQKPTLFPEPEQAPIAMQEPMTPENFIPPQAERPVRAPRMPRLDELPMPAQAELRQARGEVEEETPQKSRLSLLQRLANVGLGRRDEESEAPVAARTTGPAMPPLPDRRPQKSVAQQITASEPVSEYARRPAPQGLDMHGRPAPVAPTPQGDDHLDIPAFLRRQAT, from the coding sequence ATGACCATCAGCATCAACGTTCCTGATATTCACGAGTTGAAGCCCCGGATCACCGTGTTCGGCGTCGGCGGCGCCGGTGGCAACGCCGTCAACAACATGATCACGGCGGGCCTCCAGGGCGTCGACTTCGTGGTCGCCAACACCGACGCGCAGGCGCTGACGATGTCGAAGGCGCAGCGCATCGTGCAGATGGGCACCGCGGTCACGCAAGGCCTCGGCGCAGGTTCGCAGCCGAATGTCGGCGCAGCCGCCGCTGAAGAGGTGATCGACGAGCTGCGCGACCATCTCTCGGGCGCCAACATGGTGTTCGTCACCGCCGGCATGGGCGGCGGCACCGGCACCGGTGCAGCTCCCGTGATCGCCAAGACCGCGCGCGACATGGGCATTCTGACCGTCGGGGTCGTGACCAAGCCGTTCCACTTCGAGGGCGGCCGCCGCATGCGCACCGCCGAAGCCGGTATCAACGAGCTGCACAAGGTCGTGGACACGCTGCTGATCATCCCGAACCAGAACCTGTTCCGGGTCGCCAACGAGAAGACCACCTTCGCCGACGCCTTCGCGATGGCCGACCAGGTGCTCTACTCGGGCGTTGCCTGCATTACCGACCTGATGGTCAAGGAAGGCCTGATCAACCTCGACTTCGCCGACGTTCGCGCCGTGATGCGTGAGATGGGCAAGGCGATGATGGGCACCGGCGAAGCCTCCGGCGACAAGCGCGCGCTGACCGCCGCGGAAGCCGCGATCGCCAACCCGCTGATCGACGATTCCTCGATGAAGGGCGCCAAGGGCCTTCTCATCTCCATCACCGGCGGCAAGGACCTCACGCTGTTCGAGGTGGATGAGGCCGCGACCCGCATCCGCGAGGAAGTCGACCAGGATGCCAACATCATCGTCGGCGCCACTTTCGACGAAGCCCTCGACGGACTGATCCGCGTCTCGGTCGTTGCCACCGGCATCGAGCAGGCCGCGATCGCCCGCAACAGCCAGGCGACCTCCGCGCCCGTTGCCAACCCGGCGCCGCAGGCGCAGGCGCAGGCGCCCGCCGCTCCGGCCGCCGCCGCCGAAAGCCGTCTTGCCGACCTGACCGCACGGCTTCGTGCCGACAACCAGCGCCTGGCCGAGCGTGCCCAGAAGCTGGAAACGCAGATTCCGGCTGCCGCACAGGCTTCCGCCGCGCCGCGTCCGAACGTCGAGCGTGCCGCGCTCGCCGCCATCGCGGCTGCCGTCTCGGACGTGCCGCAGGCGCCTGCGCCGCAGACCTATGGCGACGTCACGGTGCGCCCGATCGCGCAGAAGCCGACCCTGTTCCCGGAGCCTGAGCAGGCCCCGATCGCGATGCAGGAGCCGATGACGCCCGAAAACTTCATCCCGCCGCAGGCCGAGCGTCCGGTCCGCGCACCGCGGATGCCGCGCCTCGACGAGCTGCCGATGCCGGCCCAGGCCGAGCTTCGGCAGGCCCGCGGCGAGGTCGAAGAAGAGACCCCGCAGAAGAGCCGCCTGTCGCTGCTCCAGCGCCTTGCCAATGTCGGCCTCGGCCGCCGCGATGAGGAAAGCGAGGCGCCGGTTGCCGCCCGCACCACTGGTCCGGCGATGCCGCCGCTGCCCGATCGCCGTCCGCAGAAGAGCGTAGCGCAGCAGATTACGGCGAGCGAGCCGGTATCGGAGTATGCCCGCCGTCCCGCGCCGCAGGGTCTGGACATGCATGGCCGCCCGGCACCTGTTGCGCCAACGCCACAGGGTGACGACCATCTTGATATCCCGGCCTTCCTGCGGCGGCAGGCGACCTGA
- the lpxC gene encoding UDP-3-O-acyl-N-acetylglucosamine deacetylase: MKFSRQTTLRAQASVAGVGVHSGLPVTLTLGPAPVDAGFIFVRTGLEGRDREVQATADQVIATDFATVLGDRSGPLVSTAEHVLAALRGMGVDNATIEIDGPEVPIMDGSAAAFIAAIDQAGIVTQPAQRRFIQVLKPISVKIGDSFGEIRPYANGFRAEVEIDFTNPVIGQQSYAFELSPERFRREVGRARTFGLMCDVARLWSAGYALGASFDNTVVFDDERLLNTEGLRYADECARHKVLDVIGDLALAGLPLLGAYRSVRGGHKLNHAVLTALLADRTAWRVVEGEAARRTTRPVGEVGRGIVGGRIAAAYGPDVS; this comes from the coding sequence ATGAAATTTAGCCGGCAAACAACGCTTCGCGCGCAAGCCTCCGTGGCAGGCGTCGGCGTTCACTCCGGTCTTCCCGTCACTCTCACGCTTGGGCCTGCGCCTGTGGACGCGGGTTTTATTTTTGTCCGCACCGGGCTTGAGGGACGTGACCGCGAAGTTCAGGCGACCGCTGACCAGGTGATCGCGACCGATTTCGCCACCGTTCTCGGCGATCGCAGCGGTCCTTTGGTGTCCACCGCCGAGCATGTGCTTGCTGCGCTGCGGGGTATGGGCGTTGACAACGCCACGATCGAGATCGACGGCCCGGAAGTGCCGATCATGGACGGCAGCGCCGCGGCCTTCATTGCGGCGATCGACCAGGCCGGCATCGTCACCCAGCCGGCGCAGCGCCGTTTCATCCAGGTTTTGAAGCCGATCTCGGTCAAGATCGGCGACTCCTTCGGCGAGATCCGGCCCTATGCCAACGGGTTCCGCGCCGAGGTCGAGATCGACTTCACCAACCCCGTCATCGGCCAGCAGAGCTACGCCTTTGAGCTGAGCCCGGAACGCTTCCGCCGCGAAGTCGGCCGCGCCCGCACCTTCGGCCTGATGTGCGATGTCGCCAGGCTGTGGAGCGCGGGCTACGCGCTCGGCGCCTCCTTCGACAACACCGTCGTGTTCGACGACGAGCGGCTGCTCAACACCGAGGGGCTGCGCTACGCCGACGAATGCGCCCGTCACAAGGTGCTGGACGTGATCGGCGACCTCGCGCTGGCCGGCCTGCCGTTGCTCGGCGCCTACCGTTCCGTTCGTGGCGGCCACAAGCTCAACCACGCTGTCCTGACCGCGCTGCTCGCCGACCGTACCGCCTGGCGGGTGGTCGAGGGCGAAGCGGCCCGCCGCACCACGCGTCCCGTGGGCGAAGTCGGCCGCGGTATCGTCGGCGGTCGGATCGCTGCGGCCTACGGGCCGGACGTGTCCTGA
- a CDS encoding outer membrane protein assembly factor BamD translates to MSAQRKTRGYLSVSSGARGLLHAATFILLALPLAGCGTGSLWDKFTAKDDTFVEEPADKIYNEGLYLMNEKKDMKAANKKFEEVDRQHPYSDWARKSLLMSAYASYQGGDYDGCIGAATRYVTLHPGSPDAAYAQYLIAASHYDQIPDISRDQARTEKAIAALEEVVRKYPTSEYATSAKAKIEGARDQLAGNEMNVGRYYAQKRDYTAAINRYKTVVTQYQTTRHVEEALFRLTEAYTAIGIVGEAQTAAAVLGHNFPDSRWYKDAYNLVKSGGLEPSENQGSWMSRAFKKIGL, encoded by the coding sequence ATGTCGGCACAGCGTAAGACGCGCGGATATCTCTCGGTCTCGTCTGGCGCCCGTGGGCTGCTTCACGCCGCCACCTTCATCCTGCTCGCGCTGCCGCTGGCGGGCTGCGGCACCGGCTCGCTCTGGGACAAGTTCACCGCCAAGGACGACACCTTCGTCGAGGAGCCCGCCGACAAGATCTACAATGAGGGCCTGTACCTCATGAACGAGAAGAAGGACATGAAGGCGGCGAACAAGAAGTTCGAAGAAGTCGACCGCCAGCATCCTTATTCCGACTGGGCCCGCAAGTCGCTGCTGATGTCGGCCTACGCGTCCTACCAGGGCGGCGACTATGACGGTTGCATCGGCGCCGCCACCCGCTACGTCACGCTGCATCCCGGCAGCCCGGATGCGGCCTATGCGCAGTACCTGATCGCCGCCTCCCATTACGACCAGATTCCGGACATCAGCCGCGACCAGGCCCGCACCGAGAAGGCGATCGCGGCGCTGGAAGAGGTGGTGCGCAAATATCCGACGTCCGAATATGCGACCTCGGCCAAGGCCAAGATCGAGGGTGCGCGCGATCAGCTCGCCGGCAACGAAATGAATGTCGGCCGCTATTACGCGCAAAAGCGCGACTACACGGCGGCGATCAACCGCTACAAGACCGTCGTCACGCAGTATCAGACCACGCGCCATGTTGAGGAGGCGCTGTTCCGCCTGACCGAGGCCTATACGGCGATCGGCATTGTCGGCGAGGCGCAGACCGCGGCCGCCGTGCTCGGGCACAATTTTCCTGACAGCCGCTGGTACAAGGACGCCTATAATCTTGTAAAATCCGGCGGTCTCGAACCGAGCGAGAATCAGGGGTCCTGGATGAGCAGGGCCTTCAAGAAGATAGGTCTTTAA